The following DNA comes from Corynebacterium lizhenjunii.
CGGCGGCCGTCCTTGCCCTCAATAATGCGCTGCTGGCCGGGGCGCTCCAAGTACATGATCGCGTGGATATTAAGCACTCCCGGGCGGTCCTCATCCGGGAGCATCTCATCAATATCCACCGCCACCGAGTGCGGCAGCTCGTCCTTCAACCCCGCCAAAGCTGCTTCACGGATAAGCTCTGCAATACGCTTTTCTACGTCCTCATCCGTGACGTGATCATCTGGGTAGAACTTAGGCCCCTCCGGCAGGGCGTCGCGGATAACGCCCACCAGCTCTTCTAACTGCACCTGCTCCACGGCGGAGACCGGGATGACCACCGCGTCTTCATCGTGAGAGCTAAGCAGCTGGTGCAGCTCCAGCAGCTGGGCACCCACCTGGTCCCGGGTGCCCTTATCCAACTTGGTCACAATCCCAATAATTTTGGTCTTGGGCGCGACCTGGCGCACGTTTTCTAAAATCCACCGGTCACCGGGCCCAATCTTTTCATCCGCGGGAATGGTCAACCCAATGACGTCAACATCCGCGTAGGTTTCCTTGACCACGGCGTTAAGGCGCTCGCCCAGCAAAGTGCGCGGGCGGTGCAGGCCCGGGGTATCCACCACCACGATCTGGCAGTCATCCCGGTGCACCAGGCCACGGATAGTGTGGCGGGTGGTCTCCGGCTGGTCCGCTGTAATGGCAATCTTTTGCCCCACCAGCGCATTAGTCAGAGTGGACTTGCCGGTGTTGGGGCGTCCGACAAAGGAAACGAAACCGGAGCGGAAGCCCTCCGGGGTATCAAGGAAACTATGCGAATTCATTAGGCCTTAGCTTACCCCAGCTCTTGGACCTCAAACTGCAGGCGCGGGGAGGCAAAGTACTCTTGCGACTCAATCAGAGCCAGCTCAGTGGCCTCTGCCTCATAGGTCAGCTGCAGCAGGTCAAAGATGGAGGAGGCAGTGCGCGCCAGCGCCAGCTGAGCGTCGCGGGTGGCGGTGTAGTGGCCGGTAAACAACGCAGCGGTCACATCCCCGGAGCCATTGCGCTTAAACGGCAGGCGCGGGGTGGCCACCAGGTAGGCACGCTGGCCATCTACCGCCAGCATCTCAATGGAATCCTCCGGGGTCTGCGGGCGCAGCACCGAGGTCACCAACACCGTGCGCGGGCCAATCTCCTGGGCCGCGCGGACGGCCTCTAAGGTTTGCTCCAGGGTGGTGGTCTCCTGGCCCGTCAAGAAACCCAGCTCAAACTGGTTGGGGGTGATGATGTCTGCAACCGGCACCACCTTATCGCGCAGCAGCGGCGGGATTTCATCTGAAACAAAACAGCCAGACTTGGCGTTGCCCATCACCGGATCGCAAGCATAGAGAGCATTCGGATTAGCCTCCTTGACGCGACGCACGGTCTCCACAATCGCCCCAGCAATATCCGCACCACCCTGGTAGCCAGACAGCACCGCGTCCACCTGCTCCAGCGCCCCGCGGCGCTCAAGGCCATCGACAATCGCCGTGACCTCACTGGCCGGGGTCAGCGGCCCGCCCCAGTCGCCGTAACCGGTGTGATTAGAAAAATTGACGGTGTGGATGGGCCACACCTCATGGCCTGCTCGTTGCAGCGGAAAGACGGCGGCCGAGTTGCCCACGTGGCCAAAAGTCACGTGCGACTGGATGGAAAGGATATTCATGGCGCTTATCTTCCTACGCCTGCCCTGGTTGCTGCAAGCTCTCCCCCAACGCGGGGATCCCCCCGCCGGGGACCTGCTTGTCTAACTCGGCACGCTCGGCGGCATCAGGGAAAGCCTTTGGCCCGCTGGGCTTAGGCTGGTAACTTACCCCCCGCGCCGCGAGGTCATCATACCAATCCGCCAGCAGCTCATTCTGCAGGCCGAACATCTCCTTCTCCTCCGCCGGGGTGACATGGTCATAGCCCAAAAGATGCAGACAACCATGCACCGTCAGC
Coding sequences within:
- the era gene encoding GTPase Era produces the protein MNSHSFLDTPEGFRSGFVSFVGRPNTGKSTLTNALVGQKIAITADQPETTRHTIRGLVHRDDCQIVVVDTPGLHRPRTLLGERLNAVVKETYADVDVIGLTIPADEKIGPGDRWILENVRQVAPKTKIIGIVTKLDKGTRDQVGAQLLELHQLLSSHDEDAVVIPVSAVEQVQLEELVGVIRDALPEGPKFYPDDHVTDEDVEKRIAELIREAALAGLKDELPHSVAVDIDEMLPDEDRPGVLNIHAIMYLERPGQQRIIEGKDGRRFRRIVGNARKEIMALLGQNVYLDLRIKVLKNWQSDPKFLGRLGF
- the pdxY gene encoding pyridoxal kinase PdxY codes for the protein MNILSIQSHVTFGHVGNSAAVFPLQRAGHEVWPIHTVNFSNHTGYGDWGGPLTPASEVTAIVDGLERRGALEQVDAVLSGYQGGADIAGAIVETVRRVKEANPNALYACDPVMGNAKSGCFVSDEIPPLLRDKVVPVADIITPNQFELGFLTGQETTTLEQTLEAVRAAQEIGPRTVLVTSVLRPQTPEDSIEMLAVDGQRAYLVATPRLPFKRNGSGDVTAALFTGHYTATRDAQLALARTASSIFDLLQLTYEAEATELALIESQEYFASPRLQFEVQELG